In the genome of Pongo pygmaeus isolate AG05252 chromosome 9, NHGRI_mPonPyg2-v2.0_pri, whole genome shotgun sequence, one region contains:
- the IRF7 gene encoding interferon regulatory factor 7 isoform X3 produces the protein MALVPERAAPRVLFGEWLLGEISSGCYEGLQWLDEARTCFRVPWKHFARKDLSEADARIFKAWAVARGRWPPSSRGGDPPPPEAETAERAGWKTNFRCALRSTRRFVMLRDNSGDLADPHKVYALSRELCWREGPGTDQTEAEAPAAVPPPQGGPPGPFLAHRDAGLQAPGPLPAPAGDKGDLLLQAVQQSCLADHLLTASWGADPVPAEAPGEGQGLPLTGACAGGPGLPAGELYGSAVETTPSPGPQPAALMTGEAAAPEPPHQAEPYLAPSPSACTAVTEPSPGALDVTIMYKGRTVLQKVVGHPSCTFLYGPPDPAVRATDSQQVAFPSPAELPDQKQLRYTEELLRHVAPGLHLELRGPQLWARRMGKCKVYWEVGGPPGSASPSTPACLLPRNCDTPIFDFRVFFRELVEFRARQRRGSPCYTIYLGFGQDLSAGRPKEKSLVLVKLEPWLCRVHVEGTQREGVSSLDSSSLGLCLSSANSLYDDIECFLMELEQPA, from the exons GTTCCTGAGAG GGCGGCCCCACGCGTGCTGTTCGGAGAGTGGCTCCTTGGAGAGATCAGCAGCGGCTGCTACGAGGGGCTGCAGTGGCTGGACGAGGCCCGCACCTGCTTCCGCGTGCCCTGGAAGCACTTCGCGCGCAAGGACCTGAGCGAGGCCGACGCGCGCATCTTCAAG GCCTGGGCTGTGGCCCGCGGCAGGTGGCCGCCTAGCAGCAGGGGAGGTGACCCGCCGCCCCCCGAGGCTGAGACTGCGGAGCGCGCCGGCTGGAAAACCAACTTCCGCTGCGCACTGCGCAGCACGCGCCGCTTCGTGATGCTGCGAGATAACTCGGGGGATCTGGCCGACCCGCACAAGGTGTACGCGCTGAGCCGGGAGCTGTGCTGGCGAG AAGGCCCAGGCACGGACCAGACTGAGGCAGAGGCCCCCGCGGCTGTCCCACCACCACAG GGTGGGCCCCCAGGGCCATTCCTGGCACACAGAGATGCTGGACTCCAAGCCCCaggccccctccctgccccagctgGTGACAAAGGGGACCTCCTGCTCCAGGCAGTGCAACAGAGCTGCCTGGCGGACCATCTGCTGACAGCGTCATGGGGGGCAGATCCAGTCCCAGCCGAGGCTCCTGGAGAGGGACAAGGGCTTCCCCTGACTGGGGCCTGTGCTGGAG GCCCAGGGCTCCCTGCTGGGGAGCTGTACGGGTCGGCAGTAGAGACGACCCCCAGCCCCGGGCCCCAGCCCGCGGCACTAATGACAG GCGAGGCCGCGGCCCCAGAGCCCCCGCACCAGGCAGAGCCGTACCTGGCACCCTCCCCAAGCGCCTGCACCGCGGTGACAG AGCCCAGCCCAGGGGCGCTGGACGTGACCATCATGTACAAGGGCCGCACGGTGCTGCAGAAGGTGGTGGGACACCCGAGCTGCACGTTCCTGTACGGCCCCCCAGACCCAGCTGTCCGGGCCACAGACTCCCAGCAGGTAGCATTCCCCAGCCCTGCCGAGCTCCCCGACCAGAAGCAGCTGCGCTACACGGAGGAACTGCTGCGGCATGTGGCCCCTGGGTTGCACCTAGAACTTCGGGGGCCACAGCTGTGGGCCCGGCGCATGGGCAAGTGCAAGGTGTACTGGGAGGTGGGCGGCCCCCCAGGCTCCGCCAGCCCCTCCACCCCAGCCTGCCTGCTGCCTCGGAACTGTGACACCCCCATCTTCGACTTCAGAGTCTTCTTCCGAG AGCTGGTGGAATTCCGGGCACGGCAGCGCCGTGGCTCCCCATGCTATACCATCTACCTGGGCTTCGGGCAGGACCTGTCGGCtgggaggcccaaggagaagaGCCTGGTCCTGGTGAAG CTGGAGCCCTGGCTGTGCCGCGTGCACGTGGAGGGCACGCAGCGTGAGGGTGTGTCTTCCCTGGACAGCAGCAGCCTCGGCCTCTGCCTGTCCAGCGCCAACAGCCTCTATGACGACATCGAGTGCTTCCTTATGGAGCTAGAGCAGCCCGCCTAG